One genomic segment of Ricinus communis isolate WT05 ecotype wild-type chromosome 3, ASM1957865v1, whole genome shotgun sequence includes these proteins:
- the LOC8286309 gene encoding pentatricopeptide repeat-containing protein At1g79490, mitochondrial translates to MFYRGRLCPPHLYKLAKNPGYKPYFHASISQNSSFRTNGVIDTWFQFNSPRSILGLHLFPSIFSLSKNPNFLFHTKYATDIPYCSKDSYFARNYCSGNINEGGSAKWTEDIEYLDESGSVIYSGKGIRSVEPGLDDHVMVGGLKKPFLNVAAVAKIVEIVKRWKWGPELETQLDKLQFVPSMTHVVQALKIINDADGMLSLFKWAKRQTWYVVDDECYALLFDGLNKIRDFDGIQSLFDEMVQDSSKGGISSVYAYNRVIQHLAKAEKLELSFCCFKKVQDSGCKIDTQTYNALITSFLNKGLPYKAFEIYESMQAAQCSLDASTYELMIPSLAKSGRLDVAFKLFQEMKERKIRPSFGIFSSLVDSMGKSGRLDTSMKIYMEMQGFGLRSSASMYVSLIESYTKAGKLDTALRLWDEMKKAGFRPNYGLYTLIIESHAKSGKLDIATSIFKDMDKAGFLPTPSTYSCLLEMHAASGQVDSAMKLYNSMTNAGLKPGLSTYTALLTLLASKKLVDVAAKILLEMKAMGFSVDVSASDVLMVYIKDGSVDLALRWLSFMGSSGIRTNNFIIRQLFESCMKKGLYESAKPLLETYVNSAAKVDLILYTSILANLVRCQEEQHERHLMSILGATRHKAHAFMCGLFTGPEQRQQPVLFFVREFFQGIDYDLEEGAAKYFVNVLLNYLVLMGQINRARCVWKVAYENKLFPKAIVFDQHIAWSLDVRNLSVGAALIAVVHTLHRFRKRMLYYGVVPRRIKLVTGPTLKIVVAQMLSSVESPFEVSKVVLRAPGDSVMEWFKKPIVQQFLLNEIPSRADILMHKLNTLFPSSAPEIRSLAPNKPLI, encoded by the coding sequence atgttTTATCGCGGTAGGTTATGCCCTCCACATCTTTATAAACTTGCTAAGAACCCTGGTTACAAACCTTATTTTCATGCTTCCATTTCACAAAACTCTAGTTTCCGCACAAATGGAGTAATTGACACTTGGTTTCAATTCAATTCCCCGAGATCTATACTGGGTCTCCATTTGTTTCCCTCAATTTTTTCCCTATCTAAAAACCCTAACTTTCTCTTTCACACTAAATATGCCACTGACATACCTTATTGTAGTAAAGACTCTTACTTTGCGAGAAATTACTGTTCTGGGAATATTAATGAAGGTGGGTCTGCTAAGTGGACTGAGGATATAGAGTATCTAGATGAGTCTGGAAGTGTGATTTATAGTGGTAAAGGTATTCGGTCAGTCGAGCCGGGGCTCGATGACCATGTGATGGTTGGTGGGCTAAAGAAACCATTTTTGAATGTTGCTGCAGTTGCTAAGATTGTTGAGATTGTAAAGAGGTGGAAATGGGGGCCAGAATTAGAGACCCAATTGGATAAGTTACAATTTGTACCTAGCATGACTCATGTTGTTCAAGctttgaaaattattaatgatgCTGATGGGATGTTGAGTTTGTTTAAATGGGCAAAGAGGCAAACTTGGTATGTAGTGGATGATGAATGCTATGCGCTGTTGTTTGATGGattgaataaaattagagATTTTGATGGAATTCAATCCTTGTTTGATGAAATGGTACAAGATTCAAGTAAGGGTGGGATATCTTCTGTTTATGCATATAATAGGGTGATTCAACATTTGGCTAAAGCAGAGAAGTTGGAGTTATCATTTTGCTGCTTTAAGAAGGTTCAGGATTCGGGCTGTAAAATTGATACACAAACATATAATGCACTTATAACATCATTTTTGAATAAGGGCTTGCCTTATAAAGCTTTTGAGATATACGAGAGCATGCAAGCAGCACAATGTTCATTGGATGCCTCCACATATGAGTTGATGATACCAAGCTTGGCAAAGTCAGGTCGTCTAGATGTGGCTTTTAAGCTTTTCCAAGAgatgaaagaaaggaaaatccGGCCAAGCTTTGGCATTTTTTCCTCACTTGTTGATTCAATGGGGAAATCAGGGAGGTTGGACACatcaatgaaaatttatatggaAATGCAGGGTTTTGGACTTAGATCATCTGCAAGTATGTATGTTTCTTTGATCGAGTCATATACTAAGGCTGGGAAGTTAGATACTGCTCTTAGGCTTTGGGATGAGATGAAGAAAGCTGGATTTAGGCCAAATTATGGGTTGTAtacattaattattgaatCCCATGCAAAGTCAGGAAAGCTTGATATTGCAACATCTATCTTCAAAGATATGGACAAGGCTGGATTTCTGCCCACCCCATCTACATATTCATGTCTTCTTGAAATGCATGCTGCCTCTGGACAAGTAGATTCTGCAATGAAGCTATATAACTCAATGACTAATGCCGGTTTGAAACCTGGTTTGAGTACGTACACTGCCCTTTTAACTCTTCTGGCTAGTAAGAAGCTTGTAGATGTGGCTGCCAAAATATTACTTGAAATGAAGGCCATGGGATTTTCTGTTGATGTGAGTGCCAGTGATGTTTTAATGGTATACATTAAGGATGGTTCTGTTGACCTTGCCTTGAGGTGGCTAAGTTTCATGGGCTCATCCGGAATTAgaacaaataatttcataattaggCAGTTGTTTGAGTCTTGCATGAAGAAAGGTTTATACGAATCAGCCAAGCCTCTCCTTGAGACCTATGTGAACTCTGCTGCTAAAGTGGATCTCATACTTTATACATCAATTCTTGCCAATCTTGTCCGATGCCAAGAAGAGCAGCATGAGAGGCATTTGATGTCAATCCTTGGCGCTACAAGACATAAGGCACATGCTTTTATGTGTGGGCTTTTCACTGGTCCAGAGCAGAGACAGCAACCAGTGTTATTCTTTGTAAGAGAGTTCTTTCAGGGCATAGATTATGATTTGGAAGAGGGTGCTGCAAAGTACTTTGTAAATGTTTTGCTCAATTACCTTGTTCTTATGGGGCAAATAAACCGAGCTCGATGTGTTTGGAAGGTTGCGTACGAGAACAAGCTTTTCCCAAAGGCTATAGTATTTGATCAGCATATTGCTTGGTCCCTTGATGTCAGGAACCTGTCGGTAGGAGCTGCTCTTATAGCAGTTGTGCACACTCTCCATAGGTTCAGAAAGCGCATGTTATATTATGGTGTCGTACCAAGACGCATTAAATTGGTTACAGGACCCACACTGAAGATTGTGGTTGCGCAGATGTTGAGCTCAGTAGAGTCCCCATTTGAGGTAAGCAAGGTGGTTCTAAGAGCCCCAGGGGACTCTGTTATGGAGTGGTTTAAGAAACCTATTGTGCAGCAGTTTCTTCTGAATGAGATTCCTTCAAGGGCTGATATACTCATGCATAAGCTAAACACACTGTTTCCTAGTTCTGCACCTGAAATCAGATCACTGGCTCCTAATAAACCACTCATTTGA